The DNA sequence CCTCGGCCGACTTGCGCCCGTACTTCGAGCTGAACAGCTGCTCGACCTCGGCGCGGTCGGTCACGCCCGCGCTGCGGGCGGCGTCGTACAACTCCCCGACGGCGGCGGCCTGCTCCTCGTTCGGCTGCGGCTGCTGCGGGCGCTGCTGCTGACCGGCGGGCGGCTGCTGCGACTTCTGGGCGGCCTGCCTCTTCGCGGCGTCGACCTGGTCCAGCTGGGCGACGAACTCGGGCGGGGCCCCGGCGGCGACTGCGGCGGCGCGCACCTTCGCGAACGCCTCGGGCGTCGGTGCCTTCCGGGCCTGTGCGAGGTAGTCGGGGCGCTGCTGGCGCTGCTGCTGGGCCGGGGCCTGCTGCTCCCACGGGCCCGCCTCGGCGCGGTTGCTGCGGCGCGGCTGCTGCTGCCCGCCCTGCTGCCGCTGCTGCTGGCCATTGCGGCGCTGCTGCTGGCGGTGCCCGCCCTGCTGGCGCTGCTGGGGCGCGGTGGGGATCGGCGCGGCGTCCTGGTCGCTGTCGTCGATCGACCGGGAGTCGACCGGGATCATGAACACCCAAAAGAGCATGTACTTGAGGGCCGCGCTCATGGCTTTGTTGGTGCTCTTGTCGCCGCTGTCCATGGCTTCGCCGGGCAGGGACACGAGCAGGCAGTCACCGGCGGGCCCGTAGATGCGGTACAGCATCTTGAGCACGGTGTGGGTGCCCTTCTCGCCGCGCGGGCGCTGCCGGTGCTCGACGACCTCGGGCGCGATGAAACAGCCGTGAGCGCGCATCGGGCCCGCCATGGCCGACATGGCGTCGTCGACACCCCGGAAGCTGTAGTTCTGCTGGGTGTTCTGCTTGTCCTTGCTGACCGGCATTACGTCCTGCATCACGCCGTGAATGACCTGGAACACGCGCGGCGCGTCGGCGGGGGCGCCCGACGGCGCGGGTTCGTACGCCGACTGGATGGGCCCGGCGGACGTGCCGAGCACGGGCGCGGGCGCGGGGGCGGGCTGGTTCGGGTGCAGCTGGGTGACGGTCACGGGCGCGTGCTCCTGGTCTTGCGGTGCCGGATGTGACCGGCGAGGCGGGTAATACGGCCGGCGAGGGTGATCGCCGCGTCGGGGTCGAGCAGGTCGTCGAGGTCGGCGGCGATCGGGGCCTCGGCGGCCAGCGCCTCGCGGCTCCCGTCGGCGGCGGCGGCGCGCATCGCCCGTTCGTACTCGGGCACGTCGTGCCCGTAGATCGCTCGGTCGAGGGCGGCGACGTTCTCGCCGTGGTGGGCGAGCAGGGCGCCGAGGTCGTCGGGGGCCTCGACGTACGCGAGGGCGAGGTCGTCGAGCAGCTGCTCGGCGCGGGCGGCGATCGGCAGGCGGACGGCGAGGCCGTCGGCGGTGAGCTGGGGGCGAATCACTGGTGCAGCTCCTCGGGCATGGCCGGGGCGTCGAGGGCGAGTTCGCCCGTCGCGACGTCGTAGGCGTGCGGGCGGGTCCAGTCGGCGGCGGGGAACGCACGGCGCAGCAGGCCGAGGGCGGCGCGGTGCGCGAGCCGGTCGGCCTTGAGCGGCAGACCGAGGGCGTCGTCGAGGGCGACCCACATCGCGACGCGCTGCTCGCCGTCGCGGTCGGTGTGCACGGGGACGATCCGCACGCGGACGGTGCCGGGGGCGATCTCGTCCAGCTGCCGGGCGAGTACGCCGGTCAGGGCGAGCCGCTTCCGGGCGGCGCGGGCGCCCGCGATGACCTCGGCGGCGCGGCGGCGGGCGGTAATCTGGGGGGTGTTCACGATCGGTGCCTCTTTCGGGGTTCGGTCGGGGAGGGCCGTCCGGGTCGCGACCGGGCGGCCCTTCGCGGTTTCAGGCGGCGGCGCGGTGCGGGGCGTCCTGCTCGGCCTGCTGGGCGCGGTGGGCGCGCTCGATGCGGCGTATGGCGAGTTCGGCCTCGGGCGCGAGGCGACCGGCGGCGCGGTCGCGGGCGATCCGGTCGAGGGCGCGGTCGAGAACACGCCGCGCGTTGGCGAACGCGACCTCGCGCGGGATGACGGTCGAGGGGCCGGTCATGCGGCGGCCTGGGTGCTCGACTCGCGCAGTTTCAGCAGGCGAGAGGCGGGGATGCCGTACTCGTCCTGGACGGCGGCGGCGAGCCGGGCACTCGGCGCGGTCTTGCCGGTCCACAAACGCCAAGCCGTCACGGGGGCAACTTTCAGCCGGGCCGCGAGGTCTGTGTAATGCCGGTCGCCTTTGTCGGTGGCAACTGCCACAAGGTGCGCACGGTCGTACATGGGCCGTTCCTTTCCGGTCAGACAGACAACCTGTCTGGACAGAAAGTAGCACCTATCTTTCAAGCGTGAAAGTTAGGGCAGGGGGTCACGGCCTGTGACGGTGGGTGTTTTGGCGTTGACAGGCCGGTACGCCCGATACAGAATCGGACGCACGTTCGAGGTAAGAGCGCAGGTCACTGCCTGTGTTCGAGCCGAAAAGGGGGTGAACCGGTGCGCCGACGCGCCATGTCTCAAGCGCTATGTTTCGCGCGAGACAGCTACGCGCTATCTTTCACCCATGAAAAACAGAAAGCGCGACGCGACCGGCCGCGCCGAGCAGTTCGCGGGCTGGCTTCACGACCAGCTGACCGCAGCGGGGTACGACCTATCGGGACCGCGCAGCGGGGGGAAAAGCCGGTTCGCCGAAGACTCGGGCCTTAGCGCTTCAACCGTCGGCCGGCTGCTCGACGGCAAGCGGGTCACGGACATGGACGTACTCGCCCGGCTCGCCGATCAACTCGGCATCACCCTGGGCACGGTCCTACTCCGTGCGGGCATCGTCGACCACGACGACTTGATCGCGGTACAGGAACCGGAGACCGGCCCCGACGCGATGACCCCCGAACAGGCCGCGACGCGACTCAACATCACCGATCCCCACAAGCGTGCCGTCTTCGTGTCGATGACGGAAACGCTCCAAGAGCCACCCCCCGACACAGGCGAGGAACGACTCGCAGAGCACTAACCGCACGGAGGCACCGTTGAACGGCCGCAGGATGTTCGCCCCCACTGTCGCCATCCTCGTAGTAGGCATCACGCTGGGCCTGCTCGGGATCTTCCAGGACGGGGGCGACCTGTCGCGCGCCGGAATCCTGATCGCATTCGCCGCCCTCCCCCCACTCTGCTACTGGCAGACGCAGCGAGCCCATGACGCCGTCGAGGACCAGGTCGCCGACGCCCACGAAGCCGGTTACCGCCTCGCCCTCGAACACGTCGCTAAGGGCCTGCTCAGCAGGAAATCCGCACCGCCCGACGGCGGGACACGCGTCGAGCCAGTCGACGACCGCGCGACCCTCGACCCCGACCTCGGCGGCGGAGCCGCGGGCCCCGTTGTCCCCAGCAACGTGCGCCCGCTCCGGCTCATCCGCCACGACCACGACGAACGGAAGATCGTATGACCCTTCCCGACATCCCACCCACGTTCCACGGCTCGGCGCACGCCGGCGAGCCGTGGATCGGCTATATCCGCGTGTCGACGTGGAAAGAGGAGAAGATCAGCCCCGAACTGCAACGGACCGCAATCGAGCAGTGGGCCGCGCGCACCGGGCGCCGCATCGTCGATTGGATTGTCGATCTTGACGAGTCCGGCCGCCACTTCAAACGAAAAATCATGGGCGGCATCGAGCGCATCGAGCGCCGCGAGGTGCGCGGAATCGCGGTGTGGCGGTACAGCAGGTTCGGGCGCAACAGGACCGGGAACGCCGCCAACCTCGCCCGCGTCGAGGCCGCCGGGGGGCTGCTGGAGTCAGCGACCGAGCCGGTCGACGCCTCGACCGCCATCGGCCGATTCGCGCGCGGCATGTACATGGAGTTCGCCGCGTTCGAGAGCGACCGCGCGGGCGAGCAGTGGAAGGAGACCCACGAGCACCGGCTCGCCGCCAAGCTGCCCGCCACCGGGCGCGGCCGGTTCGGGTACATCTGGCACCGCCGGGCCGTCCCCGACGCGACCGCGCCGAACGGCATCCGGCTGCAACAGGAGCGGTACACCCTGCACCCCGATTACGCGAGCGTGGTCGAGGAACTGTACGAGCGGAAGACCGAGGAGTACGAGGGGTTCAACGCCCTGGCGCACTGGCTCAACGAAGAGTTGGTCATCCCGACGCTACGCGGCAAGGCGTGGGGGGTGAGCAGCGTCTCGCGGTACCTCGACTCGGGGTTCGCCGCCGGTCTGCTCCGCACGCACGACAAGACGTGCCCGTGCGGGTACAGCAGCGGCAAGCGGAGCGGGTGCCCCGACAACCGGTTCATCTATCTGCCCGGCGCACAACCGCGCATCATCACGCCCGACCAGTGGGAGGCGTACAAGGAACACCGGAAGACCACCAAGGCCACGCCCCCGCGGGCCCGGAAGGCGACGTACCCCCTTACCGGCCTGCTCCGTCACGGGTACTGCCGCCACCACATGAGCGCAGCGTCGTACACGTACAAGGGCGAGCAGATGCGCGGCCGAAACCTGGTGTGCAGCCGGAACAAGCACACGAGCAAGGTCGAGTGCCCGAAGGGCATCAACACCCGGCGCGACTACGTCGAGCGCGAGGTCAAGAAGTGGCTTGAGCGCGAGGCGGCCCCCGGCATCGACGCGTCACCGCGCCTGCCCGTGCAGCGGACGGAGCCGACCGAGGACCCGCGCGCCCGCGCGCAGCGTGAGCGGGCGCGGCTGCAAGTCGACTTGACCAAGGTCGAGAAAGCCCTCGACCGACTCGTCATGGACAACGCGTTGAACCCGGAGAAGTACCCGGCCGACAGCTTCGCGCGCGTCCGTGACCAGCTGGCCGGACAGCGAGGGTCGATCATGAACGCCATGAACGAACTCGGCGAGGTCGAGGCGACCCCGACGCGCGAGGAGTTCGTACCCTTGATCGCTAACCTGATCGAGGCATGGGACCTCATGGAGCCGATCGAGAAGAACGCACTTCTGCGACAGATCGTGCGGCGCATCGTGTGCCACGACATCCGTACGGAGGGGTCGCGCTGGATCGAGGTGCGGGTCGAGGTGCACCCCGTGTACGAGCCGGACCCGTGGGCCCCGATCGCGGGCGAGGTCGTCGCCCGGAAGGACGAACCGGCCGAGGTCGACGACCGCGCCGACGGGGAAACCCTGTTCTGACCAGGGCTTTTTTATTTGCCCCTTTAGAACCACAGTTCCACGTGAACGCCTGGGGCCTCCCGCACGCCACGTTCATGAGCGGCGTCAACATGCTCATGCCGGACCGCTTCCTCCAGCCCGCCCCGCTCGCCGACATGATCGAGCGCGAGCGCCCGACGCACGCGGCGGCGGTCCCCACCATCTGGCAGGGACTGCTCGCCGAGGTCACCGCCAACCCGCGCGACCTCACCTCCATGGCCAATGTCACCATCGGCGGCGCGGCCTGCCCGCCCTCCCTCATGGAGGCGTACGACAAGCTCGGCGTCCGGCTCTGCCACGCCTGGGGCATGACGGAGACCTCGCCGCTGGGCACCATGGCCCACCCGCCCGCCGGGCTGAGCGACGAGGAGCAGTGGCCCTACCGGGTCACCCAGGGCCGCTTCCCCGCCGGAGTCGAGGCGCGGCTGGTCGGCCCGGGCGGCGAACACCTCCCGTGGGACGGCGCGTCGGCCGGTGAGCTGGAGGTCCGGGGCTCCTGGATCGCCGGTGCCTACTACGGCGGGTCCGACGGCGAGCACCTGCGCCCCGAGGACAAGTTCAGCGAGGACGGCTGGCTGAAGACCGGCGACGTCGGCGTGATCAGCGCCGACGGCTTCCTCACCCTCACCGACCGGGCCAAGGACGTCATCAAGTCCGGCGGCGAATGGATCTCCAGCGTCGAACTGGAGAACGCGCTGATGGCCCACCCGGACGTCGCGGAGGCGGCCGTCGTCGCCGTACCGGACGAGAAGTGGGGCGAGCGGCCGCTTGCGACCGTCGTCCTCAAGGAGGGCTCCGCCGACGTCGACTACGAGGCGCTCAAGGCGTTCCTCGCCGAGTCGGGCATCGCCAAGTGGCAGCTGCCGGAGCGCTGGTCGGTGATCCCCGCGGTACCGAAGACGAGCGTCGGCAAGTTCGACAAGAAGGTGATCCGCAAGCAGTACGCGGAGGGCGAGCTGGACGTCACCCAGCTCTGAGCCTCCGGTTCCGCCTCGGGTTTCACGTGAAACACAGGGCGGGGGCGGTACGGAATCCCGTACCGCCCCCGCCCTGTTCTGCTTCTCGCGTGCGGTCAGTTGGTGCCGATCTTCGCCAGCAGGTCGACGATCCGCGACTGGACCTCGTCGCTGGTCGACCGTTCCGCCAGGAAGAGGACGGTTTCGCCCGATGCGAGCCGTGGCAGCTCCGCGGGGTCCATCCCGGCCGAGGTGTAGACGATCAGCGGGGTGCGGTTCAGCTGCCCGTTGGCCCGCAGCCAGTC is a window from the Streptomyces sp. MMBL 11-1 genome containing:
- a CDS encoding helix-turn-helix domain-containing protein, with translation MKNRKRDATGRAEQFAGWLHDQLTAAGYDLSGPRSGGKSRFAEDSGLSASTVGRLLDGKRVTDMDVLARLADQLGITLGTVLLRAGIVDHDDLIAVQEPETGPDAMTPEQAATRLNITDPHKRAVFVSMTETLQEPPPDTGEERLAEH
- a CDS encoding recombinase family protein, which encodes MTLPDIPPTFHGSAHAGEPWIGYIRVSTWKEEKISPELQRTAIEQWAARTGRRIVDWIVDLDESGRHFKRKIMGGIERIERREVRGIAVWRYSRFGRNRTGNAANLARVEAAGGLLESATEPVDASTAIGRFARGMYMEFAAFESDRAGEQWKETHEHRLAAKLPATGRGRFGYIWHRRAVPDATAPNGIRLQQERYTLHPDYASVVEELYERKTEEYEGFNALAHWLNEELVIPTLRGKAWGVSSVSRYLDSGFAAGLLRTHDKTCPCGYSSGKRSGCPDNRFIYLPGAQPRIITPDQWEAYKEHRKTTKATPPRARKATYPLTGLLRHGYCRHHMSAASYTYKGEQMRGRNLVCSRNKHTSKVECPKGINTRRDYVEREVKKWLEREAAPGIDASPRLPVQRTEPTEDPRARAQRERARLQVDLTKVEKALDRLVMDNALNPEKYPADSFARVRDQLAGQRGSIMNAMNELGEVEATPTREEFVPLIANLIEAWDLMEPIEKNALLRQIVRRIVCHDIRTEGSRWIEVRVEVHPVYEPDPWAPIAGEVVARKDEPAEVDDRADGETLF
- a CDS encoding ERF family protein — its product is MTVTQLHPNQPAPAPAPVLGTSAGPIQSAYEPAPSGAPADAPRVFQVIHGVMQDVMPVSKDKQNTQQNYSFRGVDDAMSAMAGPMRAHGCFIAPEVVEHRQRPRGEKGTHTVLKMLYRIYGPAGDCLLVSLPGEAMDSGDKSTNKAMSAALKYMLFWVFMIPVDSRSIDDSDQDAAPIPTAPQQRQQGGHRQQQRRNGQQQRQQGGQQQPRRSNRAEAGPWEQQAPAQQQRQQRPDYLAQARKAPTPEAFAKVRAAAVAAGAPPEFVAQLDQVDAAKRQAAQKSQQPPAGQQQRPQQPQPNEEQAAAVGELYDAARSAGVTDRAEVEQLFSSKYGRKSAEGTVEQLREMRDDLLDAAKAASA